The Pseudodesulfovibrio sp. JC047 genome includes the window TGGGCCGGTGACGTTGAAGTGGATTGCATCAAAGGCAAAATGGTCACGGTCGTTCCCATTCTGCGCGCTGGATTCGGCATGATGGACGGTGTTTTCGACATGATTCCCGGTGCCAAGGCATCCGTCGTCGGTTTCTACCGTGACGAAGAAAGCCTTGAGCCAGTACAATACTACGTCAAGCTCGCCAACAAGATCGAACAGCGCACCGCGTTGATCCTCGATCCCATGCTGGCAACTGGTGGCACACTGGATGCAACCATTCGTCTGCTCAAGGACGCTGGATGTACATCCATTCGCGGCCTGTTCCTGTGCGCGGCACCGGAAGGGGTTGACCGAATTCTCAAGGCGCATCCAGAGGTAGAGATTTATACAGCCGCCCTTGATGAGCGGCTCAACGACATCGGATACATCATCCCCGGTCTCGGAGACGCGGGAGACAAGATATTCGGTACCAAGTAGGTATGAAGACACGCTTCACAGCGTGTCTTTTTTTGGTGTTTTTCCGGGGGACAACATTCAATGGCACACCATGCATCTTTTCTGTCCACACACGAAAGGATCATGGCAACGCCCGAGAGGAGGAGTAAGTAAATTATGAGTGAATTTCATTCAACAGAGTACAATTTCAGACCAAAAGACGCGCTACTTGGCGCGCAGATGTTGTTTGTCGCGTTCGGCGCGCTCGTGCTGGTCC containing:
- the upp gene encoding uracil phosphoribosyltransferase, which translates into the protein MALHLVDHPLVQHKVGLLRSHDISTSHFRMLSNEITRLLTYEATKDFETEKRTIKGWAGDVEVDCIKGKMVTVVPILRAGFGMMDGVFDMIPGAKASVVGFYRDEESLEPVQYYVKLANKIEQRTALILDPMLATGGTLDATIRLLKDAGCTSIRGLFLCAAPEGVDRILKAHPEVEIYTAALDERLNDIGYIIPGLGDAGDKIFGTK